The Arctopsyche grandis isolate Sample6627 chromosome 5, ASM5162203v2, whole genome shotgun sequence genome includes a window with the following:
- the Nup50 gene encoding nuclear pore complex protein Nup50 has protein sequence MAKRAADRQLTADNWDDDEPQPLEADGRFAPAPTHVLQTRKIKVAARRKLHSQNQHNEQEKKGIFSGFSGFNKSSSTSAASTPSFNFISNLVSSKTDENKTAAMPSLFNSTPKTTMFAEKSTFNNFNDVTKNNNVKEKEHVNQTKTSNEETTLSADKQFTKKNDEYYVNLKNLNISVSEWIKSHVDKNPYCILTPVFDDYINHLKELDKLKQKPKPNEEVKDSANTIPPKFTNNTDKPTINNTIKKDFSLSPSKQVSSMPTTSFQLTPKTDEKSDEFKMKNPMNNNMFSQGFSSTPVSKPSLFSFAQKIESPTSIPFSFGTGKPFTFGNLTQKDTPPPAKATEEENEEDEPPKVTFTPVVEEDSVYSKRCKVFVKKDDNFGDRGVGTLYLKPIKDSEKYQMIVRADTSLGNLILNIVLSDIPMQRMGKNNVMLMCIPTSDAAPPPVPTLLRVKTADEADKLLDILNKYKK, from the exons ATGGCGAAACGGGCAGCTGACCGACAGCTGACGGCCGACAATTGGGACGACGACGAGCCGCAGCCGCTGGAGGCGGACGGTCGGTTCGCGCCGGCTCCCACGCACGTGTTGCAGACCAGGAAGATCAAAGTGGCAGCGCGAAGGAAACTGCACTCTCAAAACCAACACAACGAGCAG GAAAAAAAAGGAATTTTCTCTGGTTTCAGTGGATtcaataaaagctcttcaaccTCTGCAGCATCCACACCTTCCTTTaatttcatatcaaatttaGTCAGTAGTAAAACTGACGAAAATAAGACTGCCGCAATGCCGAGTCTGTTCAATAGCACTCCGAAAACTACAATGTTTGCCGAAAAATCGACCTTCAATAACTTTAACGACgtcactaaaaataataatgtgaaaGAGAAAGAACATGTCAATCAGACCAAGACTTCAAATGAAGAAACGACATTATCAGCTGATAAGCAGTTCACGAAAAAGAACGAcgaatattatgtaaatttgaagaatttaaatATCAGCGTCTCAGAATGGATTAAATCGCACGTTGATAAAAATCCTTATTGCATTCTCACTCCCGTTTTCGATGATTACATTAATCACCTGAAAGAGTTAgacaaattaaaacaaaaaccgAAACCCAACGAAGAAGTCAAAGATTCTGCTAATACGATCCCACCAAAGTTTACAAATAACACAGATAAACCTACGATAAATAACACGATTAAGAAGGATTTTTCGCTATCACCGAGCAAACAAGTTTCATCTATGCCGACCACTTCATTCCAACTGACTCCGAAAACTGACGAAAAGtcagatgaatttaaaatgaaaaatcctATGAATAACAATATGTTCAGTCAAGGGTTCTCGTCTACTCCAGTTTCTAAACCGTCACTGTTCTCATTCGCACAAAAAATTGAAAGCCCTACATCTATACCATTTTCGTTCGGAACAGGCAAACCATTTACGTTCGGAAATTTAACACAAAAAGACACTCCACCACCTGCAAAGGCAACGGAAGAAGAGAACGAAGAAGATGAACCACCCAAAGTTACATTCACACCTGTGGTCGAAGAAGACAGTGTCTATTCCAAACGATGTAAAGTATTCGTCAAGAAAGACGACAACTTTGGAGACAGAGGTGTTGGCACATTGTATTTAAAACCGATTAAAGatagtgaaaaatatcaaatgatagTCCGTGCCGATACCAGTTTaggaaatttaatattaaatatagttTTATCCGATATTCCAATGCAACGTATGGGAAAAAATAACGTAATGCTCATGTGCATTCCAACCAGTGATGCTGCTCCCCCACCAGTTCCAACTTTGCTGAGGGTTAAAACAGCTGACGAGGCAGACAAACTTttagatatattaaataaatacaaaaaatag
- the mip130 gene encoding myb-interacting protein 130, producing the protein MRGAEVKCEPMDVQQSELEEAEEEAPHFWPAALGLRPVGAASPPRPVRPLQALNARGMPARIRKKNKLFFDDNIVNAPPPRASPKRGPKTTPVKTPSKLLQSPPPKKMKSPRVVQEIKEKPEPSSPPRSTSPDRKTGQRIGMRLRNLLKLPKAHKWVCFEHFYSNIDKTLLAGENDFRICLRESFPKLTDRNLTQVQWTKIRRIMGKPRRCSQAFFNEERRDLEMKRQKIRFIQQRKIGNISWKDLPNEIPMQLVIGSKVTARLRKPQDGLFTGTIEGVDTSNNTYRITFERTGLGTHSVPDFEVLSQDQPDTINLSATSKKIRPRLPVQGFMSLYQNVKSFSPPNDRSYYDPLLGQPQMKYSEDAIVGSYSIKFLESIVKITNILEAKKVKITKLQEFNSLAEKRKSFGEKMPDDFERRYAGVVIELERMNLDLQKYLNEVQSFCYEIAPGLSMAAMLAPSRLREKCRDEATTIVNKHNVRAIQNEKVLNLITDLMALLLQTKSISDSDQNAYELKVLEGTMQQIKVKLDPVEQQIFQNVEIHMQQLQNSIRSS; encoded by the coding sequence ATGAGGGGCGCCGAAGTCAAGTGTGAACCCATGGACGTCCAGCAATCCGAGCTGGAGGAGGCCGAAGAGGAGGCGCCCCACTTTTGGCCAGCAGCTTTAGGGCTCCGCCCCGTGGGAGCCGCCTCGCCTCCGCGTCCCGTTCGCCCCCTGCAAGCGCTCAACGCCCGAGGAATGCCAGCCCGAATCCGCAAAAAGAACAAACTATTCTTCGACGACAACATTGTAAATGCGCCCCCCCCTCGCGCTTCCCCTAAACGGGGACCCAAAACGACTCCTGTTAAAACCCCGAGCAAACTTCTCCAATCGCCCCCACCCAAGAAAATGAAATCGCCTCGAGTTGTACAAGAGATTAAAGAAAAGCCGGAGCCCTCTTCTCCACCGCGGAGCACTTCCCCGGACAGAAAAACCGGGCAGAGGATAGGAATGCGGCTTCGCAACCTTCTCAAACTTCCGAAGGCTCACAAGTGGGTCTGCTTCGAGCACTTCTACAGCAACATAGACAAAACTCTGCTAGCTGGAGAAAACGACTTTAGAATTTGTCTACGAGAGTCGTTCCCCAAATTGACCGATAGAAACTTGACTCAAGTTCAGTGGACTAAAATCAGACGAATCATGGGCAAACCGAGACGGTGCTCACAAGCGTTCTTCAACGAGGAGCGTCGAGACTTAGAAATGAAACGACAGAAGATTCGGTTCATACAGCAGCGAAAGATCGGCAATATATCGTGGAAAGATTTACCAAACGAGATACCTATGCAATTGGTCATCGGCAGTAAAGTCACCGCTAGATTGAGGAAACCACAAGACGGTCTGTTTACTGGTACTATTGAAGGAGTCGATACGTCCAATAATACATATCGCATCACGTTCGAACGTACCGGCCTAGGAACACATTCCGTTCCCGACTTTGAAGTGCTGTCTCAAGATCAACCCGATACTATAAACCTATCGGCCACCAGTAAGAAAATACGACCTAGGCTTCCCGTTCAAGGTTTCATGTCGTTGTATCAAAACGTTAAAAGCTTTTCTCCGCCCAACGACCGCTCATACTACGACCCGCTTTTGGGTCAGCCTCAGATGAAATACTCGGAAGACGCAATCGTTGGGAGCTATTCCATAAAATTTTTGGAATCAATTGTAAAAATCACAAACATACTCGAAGCGAAGAAggttaaaattacaaaattgcaGGAATTCAACAGTCTTGCCGAGAAGAGGAAAAGTTTCGGAGAAAAAATGCCCGACGATTTTGAGCGACGGTATGCCGGAGTAGTGATCGAGCTAGAAAGGATGAATTTAGACTTGCAAAAGTATCTGAATGAAGTTCAAAGCTTCTGCTACGAGATAGCACCCGGCCTTAGCATGGCCGCCATGTTGGCCCCGTCACGTTTGCGAGAAAAGTGTCGCGATGAGGCTACTACCATCGTCAACAAACACAACGTACGTGCCATACAAAATGAAAAAGTGTTGAATCTAATCACAGATCTCATGGCCCTGTTGCTCCAAACGAAGAGTATATCCGACTCCGATCAGAACGCGTACGAACTGAAAGTGCTCGAAGGCACCATGCAGCAGATCAAAGTGAAGTTGGATCCCGTCGAACAGCAAATATTCCAAAATGTCGAAATTCACATGCAACAACTTCAAAACTCTATACGATCGTCGTAG
- the rtv gene encoding QVR superfamily protein rtv has product MATRYLLQFALLLTLIVADAEGLLKRCFTCRSRGDLGTCKDPFTLNSTQAETAHGVEASPCASGWCGKMLEGGNTYKDDDYGIATQRMCLQRGPSDNEERCAYTVWNYKKVYMCFCIGDLCNNTNRNVGNCVFSIFIAILVFSWQRIIS; this is encoded by the exons ATGGCCACCAGATATCTGCTGCAATTCGCTTTACTGTTAACACTCATCGTTGCTGACGCGGAAG GACTTCTAAAACGATGTTTTACATGCCGATCACGTGGAGATTTGGGTACATGCAAAGATCCATTTACATTAAATAGTACACAAGCAGAAACAGCACATGGAGTAGAAGCTTCTCCTTGTGCCTCCGGATGGTGTGGGAAAATGTTGGAAGGCGGCAACACTTATAAAGATGatg ATTATGGTATAGCAACCCAGAGAATGTGTCTCCAGCGAGGACCGTCAGACAACGAAGAAAGATGTGCTTACACTGTATGGAACTATAAAAAAGTTTATATGTGTTTTTGTATAGGAGATTTATGCAATAACACTAACAGAAATGTTGGAAATTGTGTTTTCAGTATATTTATTGCAATCTTAGTGTTTTCATGGCAAAGAATAATATCATGA